From the Quercus lobata isolate SW786 chromosome 6, ValleyOak3.0 Primary Assembly, whole genome shotgun sequence genome, one window contains:
- the LOC115949997 gene encoding dirigent protein 16-like: IDKLKMSSAYIFLTMLVALVQVGMVFAVVDPVAATGKEPILELYMHDILGGSGPTARPITGLLGNIYDGQVPFARPIGFLPPQGGVAIPNANGAIPTVNGLNGIPLGTGLAGTNFAGNTNGQNQPQTQLGPDGLGLGFGTITVIDDVLTSAPELGSQTIGQAQGIYVAGSADGTTQMMTFTAMIEGEEYGDSLNFYGIYKTGSTMSYLSLTGGTGKFKNACGFAEVRSLIPPGQHVTDGAETLLRITVHLSY, from the coding sequence ATAGACAAACTCAAAATGTCATCAGCTTACATTTTCCTCACAATGTTAGTTGCTCTAGTACAAGTGGGGATGGTTTTTGCTGTAGTTGACCCTGTAGCAGCCACTGGAAAAGAACCAATTCTTGAGTTATACATGCATGACATTCTTGGGGGTAGTGGCCCTACAGCAAGGCCAATCACTGGCTTGCTGGGTAACATCTATGATGGTCAAGTGCCCTTTGCAAGGCCAATAGGTTTCCTTCCCCCTCAAGGTGGAGTGGCTATCCCCAATGCCAATGGTGCCATTCCTACAGTTAATGGTCTCAATGGCATCCCACTAGGAACTGGCTTAGCTGGTACAAATTTTGCGGGAAATACAAATGGTCAGAACCAACCTCAAACCCAACTGGGACCTGATGGTTTGGGACTAGGATTCGGAACAATTACtgtcattgatgatgtgctgACCTCTGCACCTGAGTTGGGGTCACAGACAATTGgtcaagctcaaggaatttaCGTGGCGGGTTCAGCAGATGGAACTACACAGATGATGACTTTTACAGCCATGATTGAAGGAGAGGAATATGGTGACAGCCTAAACTTCTATGGTATATACAAGACAGGAAGCACCATGTCATATTTGTCATTGACTGGTGGTACTGGCAAGTTCAAGAATGCATGTGGGTTTGCCGAGGTGCGGTCACTTATCCCACCTGGCCAACATGTCACAGATGGTGCAGAGACATTGCTGAGGATAACAGTCCATCTAAGCTACTGA
- the LOC115995100 gene encoding hydroxyethylthiazole kinase, which translates to MEEDKVRGKAEPSGWPAKAWSLLSATRSESPLIQCITNFVSMDLMANTLLSAGASPAMIHSADEIPDFTPHARALCINVGTLSADWLPAMKLAAQFACQSCKPWVLDPVAAGASGFRLKACLELVELKPTVIRGNASEVIALSKASLGPSKGVDSSHESTDAVEAAKSLAQASGAIVAVSGAVDIVTDGERVVGAHNGVPMMQRITATGCSVTALIAAFVAVDPLHALEATVSALSIFGVAGEMGMNLAKGPASLRMHLIDSLYGLDDAVVHSRVSITSFS; encoded by the exons ATGGAAGAAGACAAGGTGAGAGGAAAAGCAGAGCCAAGCGGGTGGCCCGCGAAAGCGTGGAGCCTTCTGTCCGCAACCCGAAGCGAATCGCCGCTTATCCAATGCATCACCAACTTTGTGTCCATGGATCTGATGGCCAACACGCTCCTCTCCGCCGGTGCATCGCCCGCCATGATCCACAGCGCAGACGAGATTCCTGACTTCACACCTCACGCCCGCGCTCTCTGCATCAACGTCGGCACTCTCTCTGCCGACTGGTTACCGGCCATGAAGCTCGCTGCCCAGTTCGCGTGTCAGTCCTGTAAGCCTTGGGTTCTCGACCCCGTTGCTGCTGGGGCTTCCGGTTTCCGGTTAAAGGCTTGTTTGGAACTCGTGGAACTGAAGCCCACTGTTATCCGAGGAAATGCGTCCGAGGTTATTGCTCTTTCCAAGGCCTCTCTAGGACCCAGTAag GGTGTAGACAGCTCCCACGAGTCTACTGATGCTGTGGAAGCAGCAAAGTCATTGGCTCAAGCAAGTGGTGCCATAGTTGCTGTATCTGGAGCTGTTGATATTGTTACAGATGGGGAGAGAGTTGTTGGTGCTCACAATGGGGTGCCCATGATGCAAAGAATCACAGCAACAGGATGTTCAGTCACTGCTCTTATTGCTGCCTTTGTTGCTGTTGACCCTTTGCACGCTTTGGAAGCAACAGTTTCTGCATTATCCATATTTGGGGTTGCCGGTGAGATGGGAATGAACTTGGCCAAGGGTCCAGCTTCCTTGCGAATGCACTTGATAGATTCTCTCTATGGGCTTGATGATGCTGTTGTACATTCTCGCGTTAGCATAACCAGCTTTTCATAA
- the LOC115993660 gene encoding dirigent protein 16-like: protein MFKQSPPFIFIIMLVATVQMTSVIAAVNHAVDSKEPTLELYLHDILGGSSPTARPITGLLGNIYDGQVPFAKQIGFIPPQGGVAIPNANGALPTVNGVNGLPLGTGLGGTASAGNNQNPPQTQLGPDGLGLGFGTITVIDDILTSSPDLGSQTLGKAQGVYVASSADGTTQMMTFTAMIEGGEYNDNLNFYGVYKIGNAVSYLSVTGGTGKFKNACGIAEVRPLLSSGQHVIDGAETLLRIIVHLKY from the coding sequence ATGTTCAAGCAATCACCACCATTCATTTTCATCATAATGCTAGTTGCAACTGTGCAAATGACAAGCGTCATTGCTGCAGTTAATCATGCAGTAGacagcaaagaaccaacacTTGAGTTATACTTGCATGACATTCTTGGGGGAAGTAGCCCTACAGCTAGGCCAATCACTGGCTTGTTAGGTAACATCTATGATGGTCAAGTGCCCTTTGCAAAGCAGATAGGGTTTATCCCTCCACAAGGAGGGGTTGCCATCCCCAATGCCAATGGTGCCCTTCCAACCGTCAATGGTGTCAATGGTCTCCCACTAGGAACCGGCTTAGGTGGTACTGCTTCTGCAGGAAATAATCAGAACCCACCTCAGACCCAGCTGGGACCTGATGGGTTGGGACTAGGCTTTGGAACAATCACCGTTATTGATGACATATTGACCTCCAGTCCTGATTTGGGCTCTCAAACACTGGGGAAAGCTCAAGGAGTTTATGTGGCAAGCTCTGCAGATGGGACCACACAGATGATGACATTTACTGCTATGATTGAAGGAGGGGAATATAATGACAACCTCAATTTCTATGGAGTGTACAAGATTGGGAATGCCGTGTCATATTTGTCAGTGACAGGAGGGACTGGCAAGTTTAAGAATGCTTGTGGGATTGCGGAAGTACGACCACTCTTATCTTCTGGTCAACATGTCATAGATGGTGCAGAGACACTGCTGAGGATCATCGTCCATCTAAAATATTGA
- the LOC115994996 gene encoding beta-glucuronosyltransferase GlcAT14A — MQNQSSPSPSPSPSPSPSPPTQHPFCTTIPIPNPKDHKTTLYIIVAASLFSLLFFLSSSSTSTSASASTSQIRPDPYLFPTSQTSSDPSPPSIAYLISGSAGDSGRILRLLLATYHPKNQYLLHLDLTAPQSERDGLAISVQSIPIFKAAQNVNVVGKADFAYPKGSSGISFTLRGASILLRLSQNWDWFVTLNAADYPLVTQDDLLHILSFLPKSLNFVNHSSYIGWKESRKLRPIIVDPGLYLMEKTGMFYATQKRELPNAFRLFTGSSFSVLSRNFIDFCILGTDNLPRTLLMYFANTPSSLSNYFPTILCNSHKFNRTVINNNLLYATFDKSPYDEPRLLSSNDFEVMIQSGAAFATRFKSDDPVLDRIDREILGCSPGNVVPGGWCLGESGNHTCSVWGDSNVLRPSLGARRLEKRIVELLSNGTFRSHQCVVE; from the exons atGCAAAACCAATCATCACcttcaccatcaccatcaccctcaccctcaccttCACCGCCAACACAACACCCCTTCTGTACCACCATTCCAATTCCCAATCCCAAAGATCACAAAACCACACTCTACATCATCGTAGCcgcttctctcttctctctcctcttcttcctctcttcctcttccaccTCCACCTCCGCCTCCGCCTCCACCTCCCAAATCCGACCCGATCCATATCTCTTCCCGACCAGCCAAACCTCCTCCGACCCTTCCCCTCCCTCCATCGCCTACCTCATATCCGGATCCGCCGGCGACTCGGGTCGGATCCTCCGTCTTCTCTTAGCCACATACCACCCCAAAAACCAGTACCTCCTACACCTTGACCTCACTGCTCCACAATCTGAGCGTGATGGTCTCGCTATTTCAGTCCAATCTATCCCCATTTTCAAAGCTGCCCAGAACGTCAATGTCGTCGGCAAGGCCGATTTCGCTTACCCAAAGGGCTCCTCTGGTATCTCCTTCACGCTCCGTGGCGCCTCTATACTGCTCCGGCTTTCGCAGAATTGGGATTGGTTTGTTACTCTCAATGCCGCTGATTACCCACTTGTCACCCAAGATG ATCTTCTTcacattttgtcatttctacCCAAAAGTCTCAACTTTGTGAATCATTCAAGTTACATCGGCTGGAAAGA GTCTAGGAAGTTGAGGCCGATAATCGTTGATCCGGGGCTTTATCTTATGGAGAAAACTGGGATGTTTTATGCTACACAGAAAAGGGAGTTGCCTAATGCCTTCCGGTTGTTTACAG GTTCATCCTTCTCCGTTTTAAGTCGTAACTTTATTGACTTCTGCATCCTTGGTACAGACAACCTCCCAAGGACTCTACTGATGTATTTTGCAAACACTCCATCTTCCCTTTCCAATTACTTCCCTACCATTCTTTGTAATTCCCATAAGTTCAACAGAACAGTCATAAACAACAATTTATTATATGCCACATTCGACAAGTCCCCTTACGACGAGCCTCGCCTGCTCAGTTCTAATGATTTTGAGGTAATGATTCAGAGCGGAGCAGCCTTTGCCACACGATTCAAGTCAGATGATCCAGTGCTTGATCGCATTGACCGTGAGATTTTGGGGTGCAGTCCTGGGAATGTGGTGCCTGGTGGCTGGTGCTTAGGTGAGTCTGGAAATCACACGTGTTCAGTTTGGGGAGATTCCAATGTTTTGAGGCCTAGTCTGGGAGCAAGAAGACTTGAAAAACGAATTGTTGAATTGCTATCAAATGGTACATTTCGGTCTCATCAATGTGTAGTTGAATGA